The following coding sequences are from one Oceanimonas doudoroffii window:
- a CDS encoding cytochrome P450 encodes MLSCPQSTLENIPYLDVADPAFSMRSPEVIAAREKSWCARTPYGIAVLRYDEVNHLLRDQRLRQGSYAWPAHNKATGSFSDWWMRMLLSREGADHSRLRRLANPAFAPKLVKKLTPVFQEIASELIDEFIENEQCDFVSQFAEPYATQVICTLLGLPRSEWKALATLASDMGLALGVTFKQDEAVINAATDKLFQYAEQAVANLKQQGLGDDFLSNLIRANQENEEALSNTELYDMIVLAIFGGIDTTRNQLSLAMDLFIQHPEQWKLLGKQPELARAAVEEVMRVRPTVTWVTREALEDFTFQGLDIKKGTTVHLFSQSAGTDPRAMSNPEFDITAKRCPHFGFGAGAHHCIGHFIARGDMTEALALLAQRLHQPHYNGEAAWLPDSGNTGAISMPIAFAPMELP; translated from the coding sequence ATGCTTTCCTGTCCCCAGAGCACCCTCGAGAATATCCCTTACCTGGATGTCGCCGATCCCGCCTTTTCCATGCGCTCGCCCGAAGTGATCGCGGCCAGGGAAAAAAGCTGGTGCGCCCGCACCCCCTACGGCATTGCCGTGTTGCGCTACGATGAGGTTAACCACCTGCTGCGCGACCAGCGCCTGCGTCAGGGCAGCTACGCCTGGCCGGCCCACAACAAGGCCACCGGCAGTTTTTCCGACTGGTGGATGCGTATGCTGTTGAGCCGTGAAGGCGCCGACCATTCCCGTCTGCGCCGTCTCGCCAATCCGGCGTTTGCGCCCAAGCTGGTTAAAAAACTGACGCCGGTTTTTCAGGAAATCGCCAGCGAGCTGATCGATGAGTTTATCGAGAATGAGCAGTGCGACTTTGTCAGCCAGTTTGCCGAGCCCTATGCGACCCAGGTGATCTGCACCCTGCTGGGCCTGCCCCGCTCCGAGTGGAAGGCGCTCGCCACCCTGGCCAGCGACATGGGCCTGGCCCTGGGAGTGACCTTCAAGCAGGATGAAGCCGTGATCAATGCGGCCACCGACAAGCTGTTCCAGTATGCCGAGCAGGCCGTCGCCAATCTGAAGCAGCAGGGACTGGGCGACGACTTCCTCAGCAACCTGATCCGGGCCAACCAGGAAAATGAAGAAGCCCTGAGCAATACCGAGCTGTACGACATGATAGTGCTGGCCATTTTCGGCGGCATCGATACCACCCGTAACCAGCTCTCCCTGGCCATGGACCTGTTTATCCAACACCCGGAGCAATGGAAATTGCTGGGCAAGCAGCCGGAGCTGGCTCGGGCCGCGGTGGAAGAAGTCATGCGGGTTCGCCCCACCGTCACCTGGGTCACCCGTGAAGCACTGGAAGACTTCACCTTTCAGGGGCTGGACATCAAAAAAGGCACCACGGTTCATCTGTTCAGCCAGTCGGCCGGCACGGATCCCAGGGCCATGTCCAACCCGGAATTCGATATTACCGCCAAGCGGTGCCCGCACTTTGGCTTTGGCGCCGGGGCCCACCACTGTATCGGCCACTTTATTGCCCGCGGTGATATGACCGAGGCCCTGGCCCTGCTGGCCCAGCGACTGCACCAGCCCCATTACAACGGGGAGGCGGCCTGGCTGCCCGACAGCGGCAACACAGGCGCCATCTCCATGCCCATTGCCTTTGCGCCCATGGAGCTCCCATGA
- the glxR gene encoding 2-hydroxy-3-oxopropionate reductase: MTNMKIGFIGTGIMGKPMAQNLQKAGHTLYFSEHYNKAPEELLGDNGIALANPKAVAEAADVIITMVPNTPQVEAVLFGENGAALGLSAGKVVVDMSSISPIATKEIAKRVNETGADFLDAPVSGGEVGAINATLTIMVGGEQAVFDKIKPLFDIMGKNITLVGGNGDGQTTKVANQIIVALNIEAVAEALVFASKAGADPAKVREALMGGFASSKILEVHGERMVKGTFDPGFRIALHQKDLNLALSGARELGVSLPNTAGAQELFNTCNALGGAGWDHSGMVKALEHLANHNIRGE, translated from the coding sequence ATAACGAACATGAAAATTGGTTTTATTGGCACCGGTATCATGGGCAAGCCCATGGCTCAGAACCTGCAAAAAGCCGGTCACACCCTGTACTTCTCCGAGCACTACAACAAAGCCCCGGAAGAACTGCTGGGTGACAACGGTATCGCCCTGGCCAACCCCAAGGCCGTGGCCGAAGCCGCCGACGTGATCATCACCATGGTACCCAACACCCCGCAGGTTGAGGCCGTACTGTTCGGTGAAAACGGCGCGGCCCTGGGCCTGTCTGCCGGCAAGGTAGTGGTGGACATGTCTTCCATCTCTCCCATCGCCACCAAGGAAATCGCCAAGCGTGTTAACGAAACCGGTGCCGACTTCCTGGATGCCCCGGTCTCCGGCGGTGAAGTAGGCGCCATCAATGCCACCCTGACCATCATGGTAGGCGGTGAACAGGCCGTGTTTGACAAGATCAAGCCGCTGTTCGACATCATGGGCAAGAACATCACCCTGGTAGGCGGTAACGGTGACGGCCAGACCACCAAGGTGGCCAACCAGATCATCGTGGCCCTGAACATTGAAGCCGTTGCCGAAGCCCTGGTGTTTGCCTCCAAGGCAGGCGCCGATCCGGCCAAGGTACGTGAAGCCCTGATGGGTGGCTTCGCCTCTTCCAAGATCCTGGAAGTGCACGGTGAGCGCATGGTAAAAGGCACCTTCGATCCGGGCTTCCGTATCGCCCTGCACCAGAAGGATCTGAACCTGGCCCTGAGCGGTGCCCGCGAGCTGGGCGTTTCCCTGCCCAACACCGCCGGCGCACAGGAGCTGTTCAACACCTGTAACGCCCTGGGCGGTGCCGGCTGGGATCACTCCGGCATGGTCAAGGCGCTGGAGCACCTGGCCAACCACAACATTCGGGGCGAGTAA
- a CDS encoding aldehyde dehydrogenase, whose protein sequence is MSQNTITDWETRARQLCIEGRCFINGEYREALQGQTFDCISPIDQRLLARVASCEQEDAELAASSARQTFESGIWSRLAPTRRKAVMLRFADLIAEHAEELALLETLDMGKPIRDSLAVDVPATERAIRWSAEAIDKIYDEVAATAHDELGLVTREPVGVVAAIVPWNFPMMMACWKLGPALATGNSVILKPSEKSPLTAIRLAALALEAGLPAGVLNVLPGYGHTVGKALALHMDVDTLVFTGSSRIAKQLMIYAGESNMKRVWLEAGGKSPNIVFADAPDLDEAARSAAAAIAFNQGEVCTAGSRLLVEAPIKDVFVEKVASALREYWQPGHPLELETRVGALVDQAQTETVLGYIRSAQEEGARLVVGGRQVRQESGGFFVEPTLFDQVTSDMRIAREEIFGPVLSVMTFESFEDAIAIANDTIYGLAAAVWTRDLSKAHLAGKALRAGSVWINQYDGGDMTAPFGGFKQSGNGRDKSLHAFDKYTELKATWIKL, encoded by the coding sequence ATGAGCCAGAACACCATAACGGATTGGGAAACACGAGCCCGGCAGCTATGCATAGAGGGTCGCTGCTTTATCAATGGCGAGTACCGGGAGGCGCTGCAGGGTCAGACCTTTGACTGTATCAGCCCCATCGATCAGCGCTTGCTGGCGCGGGTGGCGAGCTGTGAGCAGGAGGATGCCGAGCTGGCAGCCAGCAGTGCCCGGCAGACCTTTGAGTCGGGCATATGGTCGCGGCTGGCGCCGACCCGGCGCAAAGCGGTGATGCTGCGCTTTGCCGATTTGATCGCCGAACATGCCGAGGAGCTGGCGCTGCTGGAAACCCTGGATATGGGCAAGCCCATCAGGGATTCCCTTGCGGTGGATGTGCCGGCCACCGAGCGGGCCATTCGCTGGTCTGCCGAGGCTATCGACAAAATCTACGATGAAGTGGCTGCCACCGCGCATGACGAACTGGGACTGGTCACCCGTGAGCCAGTGGGCGTGGTGGCGGCCATTGTGCCCTGGAACTTCCCGATGATGATGGCCTGCTGGAAGCTGGGCCCGGCCCTGGCGACCGGCAACTCGGTGATCCTCAAACCATCGGAAAAATCCCCGCTCACAGCCATTCGCCTGGCGGCCCTGGCCCTGGAAGCGGGCTTGCCCGCCGGGGTGCTGAATGTGCTGCCCGGTTACGGCCACACAGTGGGCAAGGCTCTGGCCCTGCATATGGACGTGGATACCCTGGTCTTTACCGGCTCCAGCCGGATTGCCAAACAGCTGATGATCTATGCGGGCGAGTCGAACATGAAACGGGTCTGGCTGGAGGCGGGAGGCAAGAGCCCGAACATCGTCTTTGCCGATGCGCCGGATCTGGATGAAGCGGCCCGCTCGGCGGCGGCGGCCATCGCGTTCAACCAGGGAGAAGTCTGCACCGCCGGCTCCCGTCTGCTGGTGGAGGCCCCCATCAAGGATGTGTTTGTTGAGAAAGTGGCGAGCGCCCTGCGGGAATACTGGCAGCCCGGACATCCTCTGGAACTGGAAACCCGGGTCGGCGCCCTGGTGGATCAGGCACAAACCGAGACGGTGCTGGGTTACATTCGCTCTGCCCAGGAAGAAGGCGCCAGGCTGGTGGTGGGGGGCCGGCAGGTGCGACAGGAAAGCGGCGGTTTCTTTGTTGAACCCACCCTGTTTGATCAGGTCACCAGTGACATGCGTATTGCCCGGGAGGAAATATTTGGCCCTGTGTTGTCGGTGATGACCTTTGAAAGTTTTGAGGACGCCATTGCCATCGCCAATGACACCATTTATGGCCTGGCGGCCGCGGTATGGACCCGGGACTTGTCCAAAGCGCACCTGGCCGGCAAGGCCTTGCGGGCCGGTAGCGTCTGGATCAACCAGTACGATGGCGGCGACATGACGGCACCTTTTGGGGGCTTCAAGCAGTCGGGTAATGGCCGAGACAAATCCCTGCACGCCTTTGACAAGTACACCGAGCTGAAGGCTACCTGGATCAAGCTGTAA
- a CDS encoding type 1 glutamine amidotransferase, whose protein sequence is MENITPRTLRLCVIENGLVPAELRNRFASYPAMIKHWLSPSLPEAVFSQVSPVSGEPLPDPATFDGYILTGSKHSCYEGTLWMEDLKRFLQQLREQRRPVFGICFGHQIMADAYGGRTRRAEQGWGVGAQPYQYADSVPAAGAAFVFHQDQVVDLPPGAEVLGGSSHCRQGVLGYPFPALSVQYHPEFPPSYVEALARRYSGNLLPRKVADTALSSLERIGVDNTQIAAWVASFFREHGAPAVIESQQENRA, encoded by the coding sequence ATGGAAAACATCACTCCCCGCACCCTGCGTTTGTGCGTGATTGAAAATGGCCTGGTACCGGCAGAGCTGCGAAACCGCTTTGCCAGTTATCCGGCCATGATTAAACACTGGCTGTCTCCTTCCCTGCCGGAAGCCGTATTCAGCCAGGTGTCCCCGGTGAGTGGAGAGCCTCTGCCGGATCCCGCCACCTTTGACGGCTACATACTGACCGGCTCCAAACACAGCTGCTATGAGGGCACCCTCTGGATGGAAGACCTGAAACGCTTCCTGCAGCAACTACGCGAGCAGCGCCGCCCGGTGTTTGGAATCTGCTTTGGTCACCAGATCATGGCGGATGCCTACGGGGGCCGCACCCGCCGGGCCGAGCAGGGATGGGGCGTGGGCGCCCAGCCCTACCAGTATGCCGACTCGGTACCTGCCGCCGGTGCCGCCTTTGTATTTCACCAAGATCAGGTGGTGGATCTGCCGCCAGGGGCCGAGGTGCTGGGGGGCTCATCCCACTGCCGTCAAGGTGTGCTGGGCTATCCGTTTCCGGCACTCTCGGTGCAGTATCACCCCGAGTTCCCCCCCAGCTATGTGGAAGCGCTTGCCCGCCGCTACTCGGGCAATCTGCTACCCCGGAAGGTGGCCGATACCGCCCTGAGCAGCCTGGAGCGAATAGGGGTCGACAACACCCAGATCGCCGCCTGGGTCGCGAGCTTTTTTCGAGAACACGGGGCGCCTGCCGTGATTGAGTCGCAGCAAGAAAACCGGGCTTAA
- a CDS encoding flavodoxin domain-containing protein, with product MKIITLFGTETGNAEMVADDIVEALSSDFDASAQDMADFDIGETREGDILLLVCSTYGDGELPNSAQPLYEQLTNNQPNLSHLRFATFGLGDSFYATFNQGSQIMADQFLALGAREMAERGRHDASSGELPGDVALAWLKTVVSAF from the coding sequence ATGAAAATCATAACCTTGTTTGGTACCGAAACCGGTAATGCGGAGATGGTAGCCGACGATATTGTCGAGGCGCTGTCTTCCGACTTTGACGCCAGCGCCCAGGACATGGCCGACTTCGATATCGGCGAGACCCGGGAGGGCGATATCCTGCTGCTGGTCTGTTCGACCTATGGCGACGGCGAGCTGCCCAACTCCGCACAGCCTCTGTACGAGCAACTGACCAACAACCAGCCGAATCTGAGCCATCTGCGCTTTGCCACCTTTGGCCTGGGTGACAGCTTCTATGCCACCTTCAACCAGGGCAGTCAGATCATGGCGGATCAGTTCCTTGCCTTGGGCGCCCGGGAAATGGCCGAGCGGGGCCGGCACGATGCCTCCAGCGGCGAGCTGCCCGGTGATGTAGCCCTGGCTTGGCTCAAGACGGTGGTCAGCGCCTTTTAA
- a CDS encoding type 1 glutamine amidotransferase → MTIRRAVALIHAKTDLVGSLPDALLELGITLDVVCIEGALPDPETLELLFVMGSIDAAYDDSLPWLQKEITWLRQVIDRGVPVLGICFGSQLLARVLGGGVARNHTPEIGWCHIETPTDDWVHAGPWLNFHFDAFTAPPTAALLGRTELAQQVFRQERVMGVQFHPEITPAMFDTWTASWRQTEEGRSFLQEVGDLPERLRREIELRQPENRANLKRMLQDFLHSLGEPCVVTERGNAQLSVKQQADTREAK, encoded by the coding sequence ATGACTATTCGCCGTGCCGTTGCGCTGATTCATGCGAAGACGGATCTTGTCGGCAGCCTGCCGGACGCCTTGCTGGAGCTGGGCATCACCCTGGATGTGGTCTGTATCGAGGGAGCATTGCCGGATCCGGAGACCCTGGAGCTGCTGTTTGTGATGGGCAGTATTGATGCGGCTTATGACGACAGCCTGCCCTGGTTGCAAAAAGAAATCACCTGGCTGCGGCAGGTGATCGACAGGGGCGTCCCCGTACTGGGGATCTGCTTTGGCAGCCAGTTGCTGGCCCGGGTGCTGGGGGGCGGGGTGGCGCGCAACCACACACCGGAAATTGGCTGGTGCCATATCGAGACGCCGACCGATGATTGGGTTCATGCGGGGCCTTGGCTAAATTTCCATTTCGATGCCTTCACGGCGCCGCCCACGGCCGCGCTGCTGGGGCGTACCGAGCTGGCCCAGCAGGTGTTTCGCCAGGAGCGGGTCATGGGCGTCCAGTTCCATCCGGAAATTACGCCAGCCATGTTCGATACCTGGACGGCAAGCTGGCGCCAGACTGAGGAAGGGCGCAGCTTCCTGCAAGAGGTGGGGGATCTGCCCGAACGACTGCGCCGGGAAATCGAGCTGCGGCAGCCGGAAAACCGGGCCAATTTAAAACGGATGCTGCAGGACTTTTTACACTCGCTGGGCGAGCCCTGTGTCGTGACAGAGCGGGGTAATGCGCAGCTATCAGTGAAGCAACAGGCAGATACAAGGGAAGCAAAATGA
- a CDS encoding FAD-dependent oxidoreductase yields the protein MKTPTIAIVGSGPSGCYLAQALRKAWPLAEITLLDRMPVPYGLVRYGVAPDHPGTKNVIRQFERLFERDNIGFAGNIEIGRDISLDTLRDTFDIVALATGLHGDRPLDIPGAEQARIYGAGRLTRLLNDHPDEQDFHPQLGKSTVIVGNGNVAIDVLRLLAKSAEEFDNSEITDEVLSRLQATPLRQIHIVGRSPAPQAKFDTVMLRELAGLCRVSYRVHDLPPADNDDDKAVAAKLDALRDLQAREQAELEIHFHFGWQPESLTATEGQQCFHFTRAGRETQKLELTTDSVITAIGFTQRPDSAFCKQGLSHAGADPEAGHLAPGLYCTGWFKRGPRGTIPENRADAKTVAGLILAQTDLMTTGKPGFAAMPESVIAQSVDYAGWKRIDAAEVTTAPAGRIRKKIRDTAEMLRIVNDIHQGEPQS from the coding sequence ATGAAGACGCCGACCATCGCCATTGTAGGCAGCGGTCCGTCCGGCTGCTACCTCGCCCAGGCCCTGCGCAAGGCGTGGCCGCTGGCGGAGATCACCCTGCTGGACCGCATGCCGGTTCCCTATGGCCTGGTGCGCTACGGAGTGGCGCCCGACCATCCTGGAACCAAGAACGTCATTCGCCAGTTCGAGCGGCTGTTCGAACGGGACAACATAGGCTTTGCCGGCAATATCGAGATCGGCCGGGATATCTCCCTGGATACCCTGCGTGACACCTTTGACATAGTGGCGCTGGCCACCGGCCTGCACGGCGATCGCCCGCTGGATATTCCGGGCGCCGAGCAGGCCCGAATTTACGGAGCAGGCCGCCTGACCCGGCTGCTGAACGATCACCCTGATGAGCAGGATTTCCACCCGCAACTGGGTAAATCCACGGTGATCGTCGGCAATGGCAACGTGGCCATCGATGTGCTGCGCCTGCTGGCCAAGTCTGCCGAGGAGTTCGACAATTCGGAAATTACCGACGAGGTGCTGAGCCGCCTGCAGGCTACCCCGCTCAGACAAATACATATCGTCGGCCGCTCACCGGCCCCACAGGCCAAGTTCGATACCGTGATGCTGCGCGAGCTGGCCGGTTTGTGCCGGGTCAGCTACAGGGTTCACGATTTACCACCTGCCGATAACGATGACGACAAGGCCGTGGCCGCCAAGCTGGACGCCCTGCGCGACCTGCAGGCCAGGGAGCAGGCCGAGCTCGAGATCCATTTTCACTTTGGCTGGCAGCCCGAGTCTCTGACCGCCACCGAGGGACAACAGTGTTTCCACTTCACCCGAGCCGGGCGTGAAACGCAGAAACTGGAGCTCACCACCGACAGTGTGATCACCGCCATCGGCTTCACCCAGCGACCGGACAGCGCCTTTTGCAAACAGGGCCTGAGCCATGCCGGGGCAGATCCCGAGGCCGGCCATCTGGCCCCGGGGCTCTATTGCACCGGCTGGTTCAAGCGGGGCCCCAGGGGCACCATTCCGGAAAACCGGGCCGATGCCAAGACGGTGGCCGGTCTGATACTGGCCCAGACCGACCTCATGACCACAGGCAAGCCCGGCTTTGCCGCCATGCCTGAGTCCGTGATAGCCCAGTCTGTTGATTATGCCGGCTGGAAACGCATCGACGCGGCGGAAGTGACCACGGCACCCGCCGGAAGAATACGCAAAAAAATTAGGGACACCGCCGAAATGCTGCGGATTGTGAATGATATCCATCAGGGAGAGCCTCAATCATGA
- a CDS encoding glutamine synthetase family protein: protein MTALDLHKEHNTCSAQAQELAVRVKDSGVEYLYYQVVTLSGRIIAKVVPAKHLLRNLEKGIQFHRTAIVDLQTTREGVLLGGGAQAAEFTAMPDMDTFNVLPWDTSVGAFFCRLYEPEHIPEIGGQVLATDARSLLIDTHKAFLDETGLQLKTGCEPEMSWLGDKLEVHVRPGASPAYHMGNLELMRPIYKKVMEYATAMGLDMIEGDYEDPGQLELNWMFDRCDLTADRLMTYRMICRQVASEFGVRASFMPKPTTGSMGNGCHHNFSLWRGDHNVLAETGRRDLHLTDIGKHALGGILAHAPGSMIMMASTVNSYKRYWDAGLFAPNCVNWGMDNKTCTVRLSANGRLEYKIPDASVNPYLSHTLLLVAMQDGLRNHTDPGAPDNSDSIPAKPDRSRVLPKTLGDAIHCFDQDEVIRSALPNEMASLYRDLKADEWARFCAVVTDWEKKMYMEYLP, encoded by the coding sequence ATGACCGCATTAGATCTGCACAAAGAGCACAACACCTGCTCCGCCCAGGCCCAGGAGCTGGCGGTCCGGGTAAAGGATTCCGGCGTTGAATACCTCTACTATCAGGTAGTAACCCTGTCGGGCCGGATTATCGCCAAGGTGGTGCCGGCCAAGCACCTGCTGCGCAACCTGGAAAAAGGCATTCAGTTCCACCGCACCGCCATCGTGGATCTGCAGACCACCCGGGAAGGGGTGCTGCTCGGCGGTGGCGCTCAGGCGGCCGAGTTTACCGCCATGCCGGACATGGACACCTTCAATGTGCTGCCCTGGGACACCTCCGTCGGCGCCTTCTTCTGCCGCCTCTACGAGCCGGAGCACATTCCCGAAATTGGCGGTCAGGTACTGGCCACAGACGCCCGCAGCCTGCTGATTGACACCCACAAGGCTTTCCTGGATGAAACCGGTCTGCAACTGAAAACCGGCTGCGAGCCCGAAATGTCCTGGCTGGGCGACAAGCTGGAAGTGCATGTTCGCCCCGGCGCCAGCCCCGCCTATCACATGGGCAACCTGGAGCTGATGCGCCCCATCTACAAAAAGGTCATGGAATATGCCACCGCCATGGGCCTGGACATGATTGAAGGCGATTACGAGGACCCGGGCCAGCTGGAGCTGAACTGGATGTTTGATCGCTGTGATCTGACCGCCGACCGACTGATGACCTACCGCATGATCTGCCGTCAGGTGGCCAGCGAGTTTGGCGTTCGTGCCAGCTTTATGCCCAAACCCACCACCGGCAGCATGGGCAACGGTTGCCATCACAACTTCAGCCTGTGGCGAGGTGATCACAACGTGCTGGCCGAGACTGGCCGCCGGGATCTGCACCTGACCGACATCGGCAAGCATGCCCTGGGCGGCATTCTGGCCCACGCTCCCGGTTCCATGATCATGATGGCCTCTACCGTCAACTCCTACAAACGCTACTGGGATGCGGGCCTGTTTGCGCCCAACTGTGTCAACTGGGGCATGGACAACAAAACCTGTACCGTGCGCCTGTCTGCCAATGGGCGGCTGGAATACAAAATTCCCGACGCCAGCGTTAACCCCTATCTCTCTCATACCCTGCTGCTGGTCGCCATGCAGGACGGGTTGCGCAACCATACCGATCCGGGGGCGCCGGACAACAGCGACAGCATTCCCGCCAAGCCAGATCGGTCCCGTGTTCTGCCCAAAACCCTGGGCGATGCCATTCACTGCTTTGACCAGGATGAAGTCATTCGAAGTGCGCTGCCGAACGAAATGGCCAGCCTGTACCGGGATCTCAAGGCCGATGAATGGGCCCGCTTCTGCGCCGTGGTCACCGACTGGGAGAAAAAAATGTATATGGAGTACCTGCCATGA
- the hyi gene encoding hydroxypyruvate isomerase — MPKLAANLSMLFTEVDFLDRFDAAAKAGFKGVEYLFPYDFAAGDIKARLEANGLTQVLFNLPAGDWNGGERGIACHPDRVEEFKAGVDKAIEYAKVLGNTQVNCLAGIQPAGVAYEEAEATFVANLKYAADKLKDAGIKLIAEAINTRDIPGFFLNNTQQALDIIEKVGSDNLAFQYDIYHMQIMEGDIIPTMEKNLSIINHIQLADNPGRHEPGTGELNYHNIFAFLDKVGYDGWIGAEYKPATTTEAGLGWLKTHGVV; from the coding sequence ATGCCGAAATTAGCTGCCAACCTGTCGATGCTGTTTACCGAAGTCGACTTCCTGGATCGTTTCGACGCCGCCGCCAAGGCCGGCTTCAAGGGTGTTGAATACCTGTTTCCCTATGATTTCGCCGCCGGCGACATCAAGGCAAGGCTTGAGGCCAACGGCCTGACCCAGGTACTGTTCAACCTGCCCGCCGGTGACTGGAACGGTGGCGAGCGCGGTATCGCCTGTCACCCGGATCGGGTTGAAGAATTCAAGGCCGGCGTCGACAAGGCCATCGAATACGCCAAGGTACTGGGCAACACCCAGGTGAACTGTCTGGCCGGTATTCAGCCTGCCGGTGTGGCTTACGAAGAAGCGGAAGCGACCTTCGTGGCCAACCTCAAGTACGCCGCCGACAAACTGAAGGATGCCGGCATCAAGCTGATCGCCGAGGCCATCAACACCCGCGACATTCCCGGCTTCTTCCTGAACAACACTCAGCAGGCGCTGGATATCATCGAGAAGGTGGGCTCCGACAATCTGGCCTTCCAGTATGACATCTACCACATGCAGATCATGGAAGGGGACATCATCCCGACCATGGAGAAGAACCTGAGCATTATCAACCACATTCAGCTGGCTGATAACCCGGGTCGTCACGAGCCGGGCACCGGCGAACTGAACTACCACAACATCTTCGCCTTCCTGGACAAGGTGGGCTACGACGGCTGGATCGGTGCCGAGTACAAGCCGGCCACCACCACCGAAGCCGGCCTGGGCTGGCTCAAGACCCACGGCGTGGTCTGA
- a CDS encoding glycerate kinase type-2 family protein, protein MDIQPKELLQQLFDSAVAAALPKGNLAEYLPKDTRQKAVVIGAGKAAASMAAELDAIWEGELSGVVVTRYDHGAPCERIEVIEAAHPVPDDAGERVGRRILELVQGLGEDDLVICLLSGGGSSLLSLPAPGLTLSDKQAINKALLKSGAAIDEMNCVRKHLSGIKGGRLAAAAYPARLIALGISDVPGDEATVIASGPTVADPTTSAQALAILDSYGIEVGAHVRAWLESPESETVKPGDERLSKAEFHMIATPQDALDAAAHLARSKGLAPLVLGDCIEGESREVAKVHAAIAKQILKCGQPVQAPCVILSGGETTVTIKGNGRGGRNSEFMLSLFNELKGQAGVYALAADTDGIDGVEDNAGALITPELFARAEAAGLKAEDYLANNDSYGFFSQLEALVETGPTRTNVNDFRAILVLPK, encoded by the coding sequence ATGGATATCCAACCCAAGGAGTTGTTACAGCAGTTATTCGACAGCGCCGTGGCCGCCGCCCTGCCCAAGGGTAACTTGGCCGAATACCTGCCCAAGGATACTCGTCAAAAAGCCGTTGTTATCGGTGCCGGCAAGGCCGCCGCCTCCATGGCCGCCGAGCTGGACGCCATCTGGGAAGGGGAACTGTCCGGCGTGGTGGTCACCCGCTACGACCACGGCGCCCCCTGTGAGCGCATTGAGGTGATTGAAGCCGCCCACCCGGTGCCGGATGATGCCGGTGAGCGCGTGGGCCGCCGCATTCTCGAGCTGGTGCAAGGCCTGGGTGAAGACGATCTGGTGATCTGCCTGTTGTCCGGCGGTGGTTCTTCCCTCCTGAGCCTGCCGGCCCCGGGCCTGACCCTGTCCGACAAGCAGGCCATCAACAAGGCCCTGCTCAAGTCCGGCGCCGCCATTGATGAAATGAACTGCGTGCGCAAGCACCTGTCCGGCATCAAGGGTGGCCGCCTGGCCGCCGCCGCCTATCCGGCCCGCCTGATTGCCCTGGGTATCTCCGACGTGCCCGGCGACGAAGCCACCGTGATCGCGTCCGGTCCGACCGTGGCGGATCCAACCACCTCCGCCCAGGCCCTGGCCATTCTCGACAGCTACGGCATCGAAGTGGGTGCCCACGTGCGTGCCTGGCTGGAAAGCCCCGAGTCCGAAACCGTCAAGCCCGGTGACGAGCGCCTGAGCAAGGCCGAGTTCCACATGATCGCCACCCCTCAGGATGCCCTGGACGCCGCCGCCCACCTGGCCCGCTCCAAGGGCCTGGCGCCGCTGGTGCTGGGTGACTGCATTGAGGGTGAGTCCCGGGAAGTGGCCAAGGTACACGCCGCCATCGCCAAGCAGATCCTCAAGTGCGGCCAGCCCGTACAGGCGCCCTGCGTGATCCTGTCCGGCGGTGAAACCACGGTCACCATCAAGGGCAACGGCCGGGGCGGCCGCAACAGCGAATTCATGCTCAGCCTGTTCAACGAGCTCAAGGGTCAGGCCGGCGTGTATGCCCTGGCCGCCGACACCGACGGCATTGACGGCGTGGAAGACAACGCCGGCGCCCTGATCACTCCCGAGCTGTTCGCACGAGCGGAAGCCGCCGGCCTGAAAGCCGAAGACTACCTGGCCAACAACGACAGCTACGGTTTCTTCTCCCAGCTGGAAGCCCTGGTGGAAACCGGTCCGACCCGCACCAACGTCAATGACTTCCGTGCCATTCTGGTGCTGCCGAAATAA